One part of the Oceanihabitans sp. IOP_32 genome encodes these proteins:
- a CDS encoding SseB family protein, whose translation MGIFDKLFGTKKKVAENNENPDNTKLVGLLEKYGKNQSQENYQKAFNEIMEGNAMLVLPSVNDGEPKDNWTTLQKDSTLKLTSVFDQDGLKVLGAFTSPEKLVEWTKKETEYTAMKSKDVIDFCQAHGIDRIVIDTDMPTMFVLERNRENIQTETIQEETQVTVGTPMKPISGNLLKKFQSNFSKVSVIREVYHYAMVRNNESILMLGFVLDTYSDNSRAACIGTVQNSMEGEKLELPLEMFMLNDEGWLQTVKGIENSLIYKK comes from the coding sequence ATGGGAATATTTGACAAACTTTTTGGAACGAAAAAGAAAGTTGCTGAAAATAATGAGAATCCTGATAATACCAAATTGGTTGGTTTATTAGAAAAATATGGTAAGAACCAAAGTCAAGAGAATTATCAAAAAGCATTCAATGAAATTATGGAAGGCAACGCTATGTTAGTTTTACCTTCAGTAAATGACGGAGAGCCAAAAGATAATTGGACTACTTTACAAAAAGATTCTACCTTAAAATTAACTTCAGTTTTTGACCAAGATGGACTTAAAGTTTTGGGAGCATTTACTTCACCAGAAAAACTTGTTGAATGGACTAAAAAAGAAACTGAATATACTGCAATGAAATCTAAAGACGTGATTGACTTTTGTCAAGCACACGGAATTGATAGAATTGTTATTGACACTGATATGCCGACAATGTTTGTACTTGAGCGAAACAGAGAAAATATTCAAACGGAAACAATTCAAGAAGAAACGCAAGTTACAGTTGGAACACCAATGAAACCGATTTCAGGAAACTTATTGAAAAAATTTCAATCTAATTTTTCAAAAGTAAGTGTGATTAGAGAAGTTTATCATTATGCAATGGTAAGGAATAATGAAAGCATCTTAATGCTTGGATTTGTGCTCGACACTTATTCAGACAATTCAAGAGCAGCTTGTATTGGAACAGTTCAAAATTCAATGGAAGGAGAGAAACTGGAATTACCTCTTGAAATGTTTATGTTGAATGACGAAGGTTGGTTACAAACCGTGAAAGGAATTGAAAACTCACTGATTTATAAAAAATAA
- a CDS encoding DUF4268 domain-containing protein, which produces MELGILKTVTPRQKWNNEARDFTPWLANNISELNKALGLELEVENTEVSVGPYSADILAKDTGTDNYVVIENQLEKTNHDHLGKAITYASVLDASMIIWIATEFTEEHKKSLDWLNDHTNDEISFYGVQLELWQIDESKAALRFNVISKPNQAVRQAARSKANEDLSDKRKFQFDFWSKFKEKLAKTKKIPSLQTPRPQYWFDVTLGKSYIHISNTCNTDDNTVGVRIYIGNKIADTMLPFLESKKDEIESSIGQKLIWNPNPDNRDKVIILQHTTDFEDERKLDESLNWLVDYTIKFRETFSKIIKQAP; this is translated from the coding sequence ATGGAATTAGGAATATTAAAAACAGTAACACCAAGACAAAAATGGAATAACGAGGCAAGAGATTTTACTCCTTGGCTTGCGAATAACATTTCAGAATTGAACAAAGCTCTTGGACTTGAACTTGAAGTTGAAAATACAGAGGTTAGTGTTGGTCCTTATTCCGCAGATATTTTGGCAAAGGATACTGGCACAGATAATTATGTTGTCATTGAAAATCAATTAGAAAAAACAAATCATGACCATTTGGGTAAAGCAATTACATACGCTTCTGTGTTAGATGCTTCCATGATTATTTGGATTGCTACTGAATTTACAGAAGAACATAAAAAATCATTGGATTGGCTTAATGACCATACAAATGATGAAATTTCATTTTATGGAGTGCAATTAGAATTGTGGCAAATTGACGAAAGTAAAGCTGCTTTGAGATTCAATGTGATTAGTAAACCAAATCAAGCTGTTAGACAAGCAGCAAGGTCGAAAGCAAATGAGGACCTATCTGATAAGCGAAAATTCCAATTTGACTTTTGGAGTAAGTTCAAAGAAAAATTAGCGAAGACAAAAAAGATTCCTTCGCTTCAAACTCCAAGACCTCAATACTGGTTTGACGTGACTTTGGGTAAATCATATATTCATATTTCAAATACTTGTAACACGGACGACAATACTGTTGGTGTGCGGATTTATATAGGAAATAAGATTGCTGATACAATGTTGCCATTTTTGGAGAGTAAAAAAGACGAAATTGAATCCTCAATCGGACAAAAACTAATATGGAATCCGAATCCAGACAATCGAGATAAAGTAATTATCTTGCAACATACGACTGATTTTGAGGACGAAAGGAAACTGGATGAGTCTTTGAATTGGCTTGTTGATTATACCATAAAATTTAGAGAAACATTTTCAAAGATTATTAAGCAAGCACCATGA
- the erm gene encoding 23S ribosomal RNA methyltransferase Erm: MNKNKLPVRFTGQHFTIDKVLIEDAIKQSRINQNDTVLDIGAGKGFLTVHLLQKAKLVIAIENDFELITYLKHKFKQTQNIQVFGCDFRNYKIPNFSFKVVSNIPFGITSEILKILMFENMENFQGGSIFLQLEPAKKLFADKIFNPYTILYHTFYSLKIVYEINPNSFIPPPTVKSAFLKIERKPLHIDFNQKVKYLNFLSFLLQKPNLSVRTALKLIFRKSQVNEISEKFGINLNLKIVNLFPSQWEECFIEMLKVVPEKFHPS, from the coding sequence ATGAATAAAAATAAATTACCTGTAAGATTTACGGGTCAGCACTTTACAATTGACAAAGTGCTAATTGAAGATGCAATAAAACAATCAAGAATTAATCAAAACGATACGGTCTTAGATATTGGTGCAGGAAAAGGATTTCTAACTGTACATCTACTACAAAAGGCAAAATTAGTCATTGCGATTGAGAATGATTTTGAGTTAATAACATATCTAAAACACAAGTTTAAACAAACTCAAAACATTCAAGTTTTTGGATGTGATTTCAGAAATTATAAAATTCCTAATTTTTCGTTTAAGGTTGTTTCTAATATACCATTTGGTATAACATCAGAAATTTTAAAAATATTGATGTTTGAAAATATGGAAAATTTTCAGGGCGGTTCAATTTTCCTGCAATTAGAACCTGCTAAAAAGTTATTTGCAGACAAAATCTTCAATCCTTACACTATCCTATATCATACATTTTATAGTTTGAAGATAGTTTACGAAATAAATCCTAATAGTTTTATACCTCCTCCAACTGTTAAGTCTGCTTTTCTTAAAATTGAACGAAAACCTTTACATATTGATTTTAATCAGAAAGTCAAATATTTAAATTTCCTATCCTTTCTGTTACAAAAACCTAATTTATCTGTCAGAACGGCTTTAAAATTAATATTCAGAAAAAGTCAGGTTAATGAGATTTCCGAAAAATTTGGAATTAATTTGAACTTAAAAATCGTGAATCTATTTCCAAGTCAATGGGAAGAATGTTTTATTGAAATGCTGAAAGTTGTTCCTGAAAAGTTCCACCCTTCATAA
- a CDS encoding SDR family NAD(P)-dependent oxidoreductase: protein MKKAIIIGATSGIGKGIAKILVDNDYKVGITGRRTELLEELKSQNPNSYYTRSFDITDTKIIVENLEALTTVLGGLDLLIISSGTGDLNEKLDFEIEKRTVETNVMGFTCIANWAFNYFENQKSGHLVAISSVGGLRGSGIAPAYNATKSYQINYLEGLRQKAKKINESIFVTDIRPGFVDTDMAKGEGQFWVAPVEKATRQIFEAIKQKKKIAYVTKRWRIIASILKRVPRQIYDRM, encoded by the coding sequence ATGAAAAAAGCAATAATTATCGGTGCGACATCAGGAATTGGAAAAGGAATTGCTAAAATTTTGGTTGACAATGATTATAAAGTTGGCATTACAGGCAGACGGACTGAATTACTTGAAGAATTGAAATCGCAAAATCCAAACTCATATTATACACGGTCTTTTGACATAACCGACACGAAAATAATTGTTGAAAATTTAGAAGCTTTAACAACTGTACTTGGTGGCCTTGACTTACTAATAATTAGTTCAGGAACGGGCGACTTAAATGAGAAACTTGACTTTGAAATTGAAAAGCGGACAGTTGAAACCAATGTAATGGGATTTACTTGTATCGCAAATTGGGCTTTTAATTATTTTGAGAATCAGAAGTCAGGACATTTAGTTGCTATCAGTTCAGTTGGTGGACTTCGTGGAAGTGGAATTGCACCTGCATACAATGCAACAAAATCGTATCAGATCAATTACTTGGAAGGGTTAAGACAAAAAGCAAAAAAAATAAATGAATCAATTTTTGTAACAGATATAAGACCAGGGTTTGTTGATACTGATATGGCTAAAGGAGAAGGACAATTTTGGGTTGCGCCAGTTGAAAAAGCAACTCGACAAATTTTTGAAGCTATTAAACAGAAAAAGAAAATAGCTTATGTCACCAAACGTTGGCGAATAATTGCGTCAATTTTAAAACGAGTACCAAGACAAATCTATGACAGAATGTAA
- a CDS encoding Crp/Fnr family transcriptional regulator, with translation MKEFLLNIHKIKNVVLNEYISHWKEISVPKKTTMTAQGETQKYLYFVLEGVQKSYYLKDDKEHIISFSFAPSFSTIPESFLTQTPSKCYLETITDSRFLRISYKKHQQLMLEYREIETLFRKITEFFLVEMVERHYQLMSHDIESRFVLLTKKYPFLINMVSNKDLASYLRIDSTNFSKLLNRVKI, from the coding sequence ATGAAAGAATTTTTACTAAACATACACAAGATAAAGAATGTAGTATTAAACGAGTATATTTCGCATTGGAAGGAAATATCAGTTCCCAAAAAAACTACAATGACTGCGCAAGGAGAAACTCAAAAGTACCTTTATTTTGTCTTAGAAGGTGTACAGAAATCCTATTATTTAAAAGATGATAAAGAACATATAATTTCTTTTTCATTCGCACCTTCCTTTTCTACAATACCAGAATCTTTTCTAACACAAACACCTTCAAAATGCTATTTAGAAACGATAACAGATAGCCGTTTCTTAAGAATTTCCTACAAAAAACATCAACAATTGATGTTAGAATATCGCGAAATTGAAACTTTATTCCGAAAGATAACTGAATTCTTTTTAGTAGAAATGGTAGAAAGACATTATCAATTAATGTCACACGATATTGAATCACGTTTTGTTCTATTAACTAAAAAATATCCTTTTCTTATTAATATGGTTTCCAATAAAGATTTGGCTTCTTATTTGAGAATAGACTCTACAAATTTCAGTAAATTGCTAAACCGTGTCAAGATTTAA
- a CDS encoding DUF3883 domain-containing protein, producing MLKELRHYSNFGTPNYFFELLTTLKSKQEVSYLRSDIEKLFYNKIIDGRGVFDGCLELALNIDILQTSDNIVTLNEGITNSLNSVNQMIDKFNEFLFLALKNDDEFHNIFCSEHLSHDIIYKSLQINNAAFGLKHSNFKQLLIDFRAITNHPTPEINYFIINSRYKKLFDKTVLPEIKKRKIGIEEFRKSMELQQIYGEEAERFVVDFESKRLNHKKEIDWVAEYIVNEGYDVASYNNENDNTPNRFIEVKSYDGDTPYFFWSRNEYLTAKRKQEEYWIYLVNRKEMNNKNYEPIMKQNPYESILKDDIWEKQVDKYKIELLKANA from the coding sequence ATGCTCAAAGAACTTAGACATTATAGCAATTTCGGAACTCCTAATTATTTCTTTGAATTACTTACCACTCTTAAAAGCAAACAAGAAGTAAGTTATTTAAGAAGTGATATTGAAAAGTTATTTTACAACAAAATCATTGATGGTAGAGGCGTGTTTGATGGTTGTTTAGAATTAGCATTAAATATAGATATTCTTCAAACTTCTGATAATATTGTTACATTAAATGAAGGGATTACAAATTCTTTAAATAGTGTCAACCAAATGATAGATAAATTCAATGAATTTCTATTCCTTGCATTGAAAAATGATGATGAATTTCATAATATCTTTTGCTCAGAACATTTGTCTCACGATATAATTTACAAATCACTTCAAATTAACAATGCTGCTTTTGGTTTAAAACACTCAAATTTTAAACAATTATTAATTGATTTTAGAGCAATAACGAACCACCCAACACCAGAGATTAATTACTTTATTATAAATTCGAGATACAAAAAACTATTTGACAAAACTGTTTTACCTGAAATCAAAAAGCGAAAAATTGGAATTGAAGAATTTCGAAAATCAATGGAGCTTCAACAAATTTATGGTGAAGAAGCTGAAAGGTTTGTTGTGGATTTTGAATCAAAAAGACTTAATCATAAAAAAGAAATTGATTGGGTTGCCGAATATATAGTTAATGAAGGTTATGATGTTGCTTCCTATAATAATGAAAACGACAATACCCCAAATAGATTTATAGAAGTAAAATCTTATGATGGTGACACTCCTTATTTCTTTTGGTCAAGAAACGAATATCTTACAGCAAAAAGAAAGCAAGAGGAATATTGGATATATCTTGTAAATCGAAAAGAAATGAACAATAAAAACTATGAACCAATAATGAAACAGAATCCATATGAATCAATATTAAAAGATGATATTTGGGAAAAACAAGTTGATAAATATAAAATTGAATTATTAAAAGCCAACGCTTAA
- a CDS encoding helicase-related protein yields MENNELTGEFDPNAIFTTDTDEFINDSEFFNKITNYSKLEVPRKFNTILHTIQNDIFPENGKVIIWTIFIQNALELQDYLKTNNIESKLLIGQIPQEEREITIKAFNDPNNNDFNVVIANPFSVAESISLHKGCHNAIYLERDYNCSNFLQSKDRIHRVGLKDNQITKYYYFVSTNSIDEVINSRLHLKIQRMEEIINDDIPLFRQIDDNDETDIIKELIANYAQRT; encoded by the coding sequence TTGGAGAACAACGAATTAACAGGAGAGTTTGACCCAAATGCAATTTTCACAACAGATACTGACGAATTTATAAATGATTCTGAATTTTTTAATAAAATAACTAATTACTCTAAACTTGAAGTTCCAAGAAAATTTAATACAATCTTACACACAATACAAAATGATATTTTTCCTGAAAACGGAAAAGTAATTATTTGGACAATATTCATTCAAAATGCACTTGAGCTACAAGATTATTTAAAAACTAACAATATTGAATCTAAACTTCTTATCGGTCAAATTCCACAAGAAGAAAGGGAAATAACTATAAAAGCATTTAATGACCCAAACAATAATGATTTTAATGTAGTTATTGCAAATCCTTTCTCTGTTGCAGAATCTATTTCTCTTCACAAAGGCTGTCATAATGCAATTTATCTAGAAAGAGATTACAACTGTTCTAATTTTTTGCAATCTAAGGATCGAATCCATAGGGTTGGGTTAAAGGATAATCAAATTACGAAATACTATTATTTCGTATCAACCAATTCGATTGATGAAGTCATAAATTCAAGACTTCATTTGAAAATCCAACGAATGGAAGAAATAATAAATGATGACATTCCTTTGTTTAGACAAATTGATGATAATGACGAAACTGACATAATTAAAGAATTAATTGCCAATTATGCTCAAAGAACTTAG
- a CDS encoding IS3 family transposase (programmed frameshift) encodes MGRIVYDQSFKKTLVELLNSGKSVKDLTKEFGVSQASIHRWDKEFNTTTSQDNSQSEMLKIKALEKELKDVKLERDIFKKGGKHLFQERQVIYRFIKLNTGLFPVEKMCKCMRVSKNSYYTWLRVGQYKGQKSSVSHLKSRVIAIFNDSKQIYGSLRIQKSLEREGIVYSRSYIALIMKSLGLRSVLSKKFRVCTTDSNHTFALADNMLNRNFKSTKLGEKWVSDITYIKVGGQWNYLTTILDLADRKIVSWVLTENMDTENTVYKAWLQARKNRDITNNHIFHSDRGVQYASNKMTSVLNSSKKITQSMSRKGNCWDNAVAESLFKTIKYECTNRYVFNYYLDAYKVIEQYIKWYNCKRLHSALDYKSPMEMEAELIMKNNKNVA; translated from the exons ATGGGTAGAATAGTTTATGATCAAAGTTTTAAAAAAACCTTAGTAGAATTGTTAAATTCAGGTAAATCTGTAAAGGATCTCACGAAAGAGTTTGGGGTTAGTCAAGCTTCCATCCATAGATGGGACAAAGAGTTTAATACAACAACTTCACAAGATAACAGCCAATCAGAAATGCTTAAAATTAAGGCCTTAGAAAAGGAATTAAAGGATGTAAAGTTAGAGCGTGATATAT TTAAAAAAGGCGGTAAGCATCTTTTCCAAGAGCGACAAGTAATATACCGGTTTATTAAACTTAATACTGGTCTATTTCCTGTTGAAAAGATGTGTAAGTGCATGAGAGTTAGTAAAAATAGCTATTACACTTGGCTACGTGTTGGACAATATAAAGGTCAGAAAAGTTCTGTTTCTCATTTAAAATCAAGGGTTATAGCTATTTTTAACGATAGCAAACAAATTTATGGCAGTTTACGTATCCAAAAATCATTGGAACGTGAGGGCATTGTTTACTCAAGGTCCTATATCGCTTTAATTATGAAATCACTGGGTTTAAGGAGCGTACTAAGCAAAAAGTTTAGAGTTTGTACAACCGACTCTAATCATACTTTTGCTCTAGCAGACAATATGCTAAACAGAAACTTTAAAAGCACAAAGTTAGGCGAAAAATGGGTTTCAGACATTACCTACATAAAAGTTGGTGGTCAATGGAATTACCTTACAACTATTTTAGATTTAGCAGATAGAAAAATAGTATCCTGGGTATTGACTGAAAATATGGATACTGAAAACACCGTTTACAAAGCTTGGTTACAAGCTAGAAAGAATAGGGATATAACTAACAATCATATTTTTCATTCCGATAGAGGCGTACAATATGCGTCGAATAAAATGACCAGCGTTTTAAACTCTAGTAAGAAAATAACGCAAAGTATGAGCAGGAAAGGGAACTGCTGGGATAACGCTGTTGCAGAGAGCCTATTTAAAACAATAAAATACGAATGTACAAATAGATATGTTTTCAATTACTATTTAGACGCTTACAAAGTTATTGAACAGTACATTAAATGGTATAATTGTAAAAGACTTCATTCCGCTTTAGACTATAAATCTCCAATGGAAATGGAAGCAGAATTAATAATGAAAAACAATAAAAATGTAGCTTAA
- a CDS encoding SNF2-related protein yields the protein MATFTIDINSEINAFVISGIINPIVKNKRLLLTLKRLDFSIKNDTILIPYQTKTQIKILDEIRNLFTKFSLEYTLSENIETELESYHKEEENFEFFSENARAIRNNKFEENDKLVQQFDTFQNVLKQQMERRLYPLQLLSSFHMAFAQNSCNFAVPGAGKTSIVYGAYAYLKSLPEEDSKHVDKLMVIGPLSSFAPWENEYEECFGVKPNSFRMSGDPNISIEKKLEHLYSPNAPELSLIFHGGVDRFQTDIIDFLKRNKTMVVVDEAHRIKNPEGVWGRSVTEISKEAISRVILTGTPVPNGYQDIFNLYKFIYPFKFKEILKFHYHNLEDMTANSSLDSNRVQELKENISPYFIRIKKEDLNLPPVEETYVQIEMETYQREIYDFIESQYIEHFKEDSSATVKDILNKAKLIRLRQAATNPSLLAKTLKDWTT from the coding sequence ATGGCTACTTTCACAATTGACATAAACAGTGAAATTAATGCTTTTGTTATTTCTGGTATCATTAATCCAATTGTCAAAAACAAAAGACTTCTTTTAACTTTAAAGCGTTTAGATTTTAGTATTAAAAATGATACGATTTTAATTCCTTACCAAACAAAAACTCAAATAAAAATTCTTGATGAAATTCGTAATCTATTTACAAAATTTAGTTTAGAATATACTTTATCTGAAAACATAGAAACTGAATTAGAATCTTACCATAAGGAAGAAGAAAATTTTGAATTTTTTAGTGAAAACGCTAGAGCAATAAGAAACAATAAGTTTGAAGAAAATGACAAATTAGTTCAACAATTTGATACGTTTCAAAATGTTCTAAAACAGCAAATGGAAAGAAGACTTTATCCACTTCAATTACTTTCGTCTTTTCATATGGCTTTTGCTCAAAACTCGTGTAATTTTGCTGTTCCGGGAGCAGGAAAAACCTCCATTGTTTATGGTGCTTATGCTTATTTGAAAAGTTTGCCAGAGGAAGATTCAAAACACGTTGATAAACTTATGGTTATTGGTCCTCTTTCCTCGTTTGCTCCTTGGGAAAATGAATATGAAGAATGTTTTGGCGTAAAACCAAATTCTTTCAGAATGTCTGGAGACCCAAACATTTCTATTGAAAAGAAATTGGAACACCTCTATTCGCCAAACGCACCAGAATTATCACTAATTTTTCACGGAGGAGTAGATCGATTTCAAACTGACATTATTGACTTTTTGAAACGAAACAAAACTATGGTTGTTGTTGATGAAGCTCACAGAATTAAAAATCCTGAAGGTGTTTGGGGAAGAAGTGTTACTGAAATTTCTAAAGAAGCAATCTCTAGAGTTATACTTACTGGAACGCCAGTACCAAACGGGTATCAAGATATTTTTAATCTATATAAATTTATTTATCCATTCAAGTTCAAAGAAATATTAAAGTTTCATTACCACAATTTGGAGGATATGACAGCTAACAGTTCATTAGATTCTAATCGTGTACAAGAGTTAAAGGAAAATATTTCCCCATATTTTATACGAATAAAAAAAGAAGATTTGAATCTACCACCAGTGGAAGAAACTTATGTTCAAATTGAAATGGAAACTTATCAAAGAGAAATTTATGACTTTATAGAATCTCAATATATCGAACATTTTAAGGAAGATAGTTCAGCAACAGTGAAAGATATATTAAATAAAGCAAAATTAATAAGACTAAGACAAGCTGCTACCAATCCTTCGCTTCTCGCCAAAACACTAAAGGATTGGACTACCTAA
- a CDS encoding DNA cytosine methyltransferase, translated as MNKITAIDFFCGAGGFSEGFRQMGIELLYGYDQWKPAVETYNHNFGLNCNPKNILDFENSIEEIEQIPDTDIILGSPPCVSFSSSNKSGKADKSLGVKLTETFLRIVAVKKHKPNSTLKAWFMENVVNSKRYLQTEYTFKDLGLSDWANSHKISPNKVAINLYENTTIVNSADYGSIQARKRVVSGEIIKKKKLIIPKKTHKSPKDKGGLPSYRSIKEIKENFPNPYEQKSTNQISDINYNISIPKNEISDHFYDTGIYEVEWKFSKFWKQNHPYMGRMSFPENNNNPSRTITATKIANSRESIIYKSEIRRKGNGEYRLPTVREAALIMGFPITYQFLGSENTKWRLVGNAVCCPVSRALAKTVIETLKLEKPKELIVAAKPNLVNVKNLNNYNRKGFDKPPVKKKGARFRRHPIKDGNLTVTLSNYDIDQNSKTKNKWFTSIQYGTGEGFPIQKVKDGYFEKIEELIKEFKSGKKFLNIINNGFTEKIGTKYELQEMYEKQIPINNLEQPTELVDQIQEILDKVKCPDMLFEQNETVVFTEKDKIPLKQLFSLYAVNKISTIANQK; from the coding sequence ATGAATAAAATAACAGCCATTGATTTTTTTTGTGGAGCTGGTGGCTTTTCAGAAGGTTTTAGGCAAATGGGAATTGAGCTATTATACGGTTATGACCAGTGGAAACCAGCTGTTGAAACATACAATCATAATTTCGGCCTTAATTGTAATCCTAAAAACATTCTTGATTTTGAAAACTCAATTGAGGAAATCGAACAAATTCCTGATACGGACATTATTCTCGGTAGCCCACCTTGTGTAAGTTTTTCAAGTTCAAATAAATCTGGAAAAGCAGATAAATCTCTTGGAGTAAAACTTACAGAAACATTTTTAAGAATTGTTGCTGTAAAAAAACATAAGCCAAACTCTACACTTAAAGCTTGGTTTATGGAAAATGTTGTAAACTCTAAGCGCTATCTCCAAACCGAATATACTTTTAAAGATTTGGGGTTGTCGGACTGGGCTAATTCTCACAAGATAAGTCCTAATAAAGTTGCAATTAATTTATATGAAAATACAACAATTGTAAACTCTGCTGATTACGGATCAATACAGGCTCGAAAAAGAGTTGTTTCTGGTGAAATTATAAAAAAGAAAAAACTTATTATTCCGAAAAAAACTCACAAGAGTCCAAAAGATAAAGGTGGTTTACCTAGTTATAGATCTATAAAAGAAATAAAGGAAAATTTTCCAAATCCTTACGAGCAAAAATCAACAAATCAGATTAGTGATATAAATTACAATATTTCTATACCTAAAAATGAAATATCTGATCATTTCTATGATACTGGAATATATGAAGTTGAATGGAAATTTTCTAAATTTTGGAAACAGAATCACCCTTATATGGGAAGAATGTCATTCCCTGAAAACAACAATAATCCAAGCAGAACAATTACGGCAACGAAAATTGCGAACTCTAGAGAATCCATAATATATAAATCTGAGATAAGAAGAAAAGGAAATGGTGAATATAGGTTGCCAACAGTTCGAGAAGCAGCTTTAATTATGGGATTCCCAATAACTTACCAATTTTTAGGGAGCGAAAACACCAAGTGGCGTTTAGTAGGTAATGCAGTATGTTGTCCAGTGAGCAGGGCTTTAGCAAAAACAGTTATTGAAACACTAAAATTAGAAAAACCGAAAGAATTAATTGTTGCTGCAAAACCAAATCTTGTAAATGTGAAAAATTTGAACAATTACAATAGAAAGGGATTTGATAAGCCACCTGTTAAGAAAAAAGGTGCAAGATTTAGAAGACACCCAATAAAAGACGGAAATCTTACTGTAACACTTTCTAACTATGATATTGATCAAAATAGTAAAACTAAAAATAAATGGTTTACTTCAATTCAATACGGTACTGGAGAAGGCTTTCCAATACAAAAAGTAAAAGATGGATATTTTGAAAAAATAGAAGAGCTAATTAAGGAGTTCAAAAGTGGTAAGAAATTTTTAAATATAATCAATAACGGTTTTACTGAGAAAATTGGAACTAAATATGAACTGCAAGAAATGTATGAAAAGCAAATTCCAATTAATAATTTAGAACAACCAACTGAGCTAGTTGATCAAATCCAAGAAATATTAGATAAAGTAAAATGTCCTGATATGCTTTTTGAACAAAACGAAACTGTTGTTTTTACAGAAAAGGATAAAATCCCTTTAAAACAGCTTTTCTCATTATATGCTGTAAACAAAATATCTACTATTGCCAATCAGAAATAA